The following are encoded in a window of Oscillatoria salina IIICB1 genomic DNA:
- a CDS encoding efflux RND transporter permease subunit: MLTLAVIVVGVFFLFRLQVDLLPSITYPRIGLRMDAPGVSPEVAVEEITKPLEQGLSATEGAVQVFSQTREGRISLDLFFQPGGDIDQALNDATAAFNRVRGNLPDVVENSRLFKFDPSQLPVYEFAVKSTSLEPVALRVFADEELSRELLVVPGVASVNVSGGVTEEVRINLDLKRLQALGVSLQDVLDALEERNLDVAGGRLEGEDAEPLTRTIGRFQSVEEINNLTLEVPNSPLGRIYLRDVAEIVDGTEDQRIYVFLNSEPAVKVSVQKQPDANTIAVVDGVKKRIEELQESGLIPSDMELLVTLDESRFIENSVANVTTSGVVGTALAAFAVLLFLGSLRQTFIIVTAIPLATLMAIVLMQLFGLSINVFSLGGLALGVGIVVDNSIVMLENISAGIGNANNKLPSSLSSLNQEERSPRKRGKEEVISAAIASGSEVESALVASTATNLVAVLPFLLIGGFMSLLFNELILTISFAVAASLLIALTVVPMMASQLLGIRQGSGLSRFWVLREFNRRFEWMTKNYQRLLTGVVHYRLVAIALSFLILGGGSLWMVDQIPQEILPSINTGQANLFAQFPPGTTLETNRQVMEEVDNIITQQPETEYAFTSVGGFLFASITSENVLRSSSTISLKPGTDVEAFVERVTKELDKLNLVDIRLRLSPGEVRGIILTNSPIRGADVDIMLQGDKTETLQQAGRQILAALDEKATLARFRPDADPKQPEVQILPNWERLAEYNLTAEDIGDTLQTAILGTVPTELQRGTRLVDIRVQLDRTAMQRVSQLEQLPLFTDNNRLIRLGEVAKIAKGAAPGEIQRINQKEVFLIAGSLAEGASLSEAIAETNAILAEIELPPGVRILPSTAAESNQQVQDSLKVLGGLAAFLVFIVMAVQYNSLIDPLVIMFTVPLALAGGIFGLYITQTAIGATVLVGAVLLVGIVVNNAIVMVELANQIRDQYGVSCQTAILQAAPQRLRPILMTTITTVLGLFPLALGIGEGSEFLQPLGVVVFSGLSLATFLTLFIIPCFYVLLHGLFGSSKVSYSTTR; this comes from the coding sequence ATGCTCACTTTAGCAGTAATTGTTGTCGGTGTCTTCTTTTTATTTCGCTTACAAGTAGATTTATTACCATCAATTACCTATCCTCGCATTGGTTTGCGAATGGACGCACCGGGAGTTTCCCCCGAAGTAGCGGTAGAGGAAATTACTAAACCTCTCGAACAAGGTTTAAGTGCTACCGAAGGTGCAGTTCAAGTATTTTCTCAAACTCGCGAAGGACGCATTAGTTTAGACTTATTTTTTCAGCCCGGAGGAGATATTGACCAAGCTTTAAATGATGCAACTGCTGCATTTAATCGGGTTCGAGGTAACTTACCAGATGTAGTCGAAAATAGTCGTTTATTTAAGTTCGATCCTTCTCAACTTCCAGTCTATGAATTTGCTGTTAAATCTACTTCTTTAGAACCTGTAGCTTTGCGAGTATTTGCTGACGAAGAATTAAGTCGGGAATTACTTGTTGTTCCTGGGGTAGCTTCGGTAAATGTTTCTGGTGGCGTTACCGAAGAAGTACGAATTAATTTGGATTTGAAACGTTTGCAAGCATTAGGAGTTAGTTTACAAGACGTTTTAGACGCATTAGAAGAACGCAATTTAGATGTAGCTGGCGGCAGATTAGAAGGAGAAGATGCAGAACCTTTAACCCGTACTATTGGACGTTTTCAATCGGTTGAGGAAATAAATAATTTAACTTTAGAAGTTCCGAATTCGCCTTTAGGAAGGATTTATTTACGGGATGTTGCTGAGATAGTTGATGGGACAGAAGACCAACGTATATATGTGTTTCTCAACAGTGAACCAGCAGTAAAAGTTAGCGTTCAAAAACAACCCGATGCAAATACGATCGCGGTTGTGGATGGCGTGAAAAAACGCATCGAGGAGTTGCAAGAATCAGGGTTAATTCCTAGCGATATGGAATTGCTGGTAACTCTGGACGAATCTCGCTTTATTGAAAATTCAGTGGCTAATGTAACTACTTCTGGTGTGGTTGGGACAGCTTTAGCAGCTTTTGCGGTGTTATTATTTTTGGGTTCTCTACGTCAAACTTTTATTATTGTCACCGCTATTCCTCTCGCTACCTTAATGGCGATCGTTTTAATGCAATTGTTTGGTTTATCAATTAATGTTTTTAGTTTAGGTGGTTTGGCGCTGGGTGTGGGAATTGTGGTCGATAATTCGATCGTGATGTTAGAAAATATTTCGGCGGGAATTGGGAATGCAAATAATAAATTGCCGTCTTCTTTATCATCACTGAATCAAGAAGAGCGTTCTCCCAGAAAAAGAGGGAAAGAAGAAGTAATTTCTGCGGCGATCGCTAGCGGATCGGAGGTAGAATCGGCTTTAGTTGCTTCCACCGCGACTAACTTGGTTGCAGTGTTACCTTTTTTACTCATTGGTGGCTTTATGTCACTGCTGTTTAACGAACTAATTCTGACAATTAGTTTTGCTGTTGCTGCTTCTTTATTAATCGCTTTAACAGTTGTCCCGATGATGGCTTCGCAACTGCTAGGAATTCGGCAAGGTAGTGGTTTGAGTCGCTTTTGGGTACTCAGAGAATTTAATCGTCGCTTTGAGTGGATGACGAAAAACTATCAACGTTTATTAACTGGAGTAGTTCATTATCGACTAGTGGCGATCGCGCTTTCTTTTCTCATTCTCGGTGGTGGTAGTCTCTGGATGGTAGACCAAATTCCCCAAGAAATTTTACCTTCAATTAATACAGGTCAAGCTAATTTATTCGCTCAATTTCCTCCCGGTACTACCTTAGAAACCAACCGCCAAGTAATGGAAGAGGTAGACAACATTATTACTCAACAACCAGAAACTGAATATGCTTTTACCTCAGTAGGCGGTTTTCTTTTTGCTAGCATTACCAGCGAAAATGTTTTGCGAAGTTCTAGTACAATTAGCCTCAAACCCGGCACAGATGTTGAGGCTTTTGTCGAACGAGTTACGAAAGAATTAGACAAGCTAAATTTAGTCGATATTCGCTTGCGTTTATCTCCCGGTGAAGTACGCGGAATTATCCTAACCAACTCGCCAATTCGTGGTGCAGATGTTGATATAATGCTCCAAGGAGATAAGACCGAAACACTTCAGCAAGCAGGTCGTCAAATCCTCGCTGCTTTAGACGAAAAAGCTACTCTCGCCCGCTTTCGACCCGATGCTGACCCGAAACAACCAGAAGTACAAATTCTTCCCAACTGGGAACGTTTAGCCGAATATAATTTAACCGCAGAAGACATTGGCGATACCTTACAAACGGCGATTTTAGGGACAGTTCCCACCGAATTACAACGCGGAACTCGACTTGTAGACATTCGCGTTCAACTCGATCGAACCGCAATGCAACGAGTCTCGCAACTCGAACAATTACCTTTATTTACCGATAATAACCGTCTGATTCGTTTAGGGGAAGTCGCTAAAATTGCCAAAGGCGCAGCTCCTGGTGAAATTCAAAGAATTAACCAAAAAGAAGTATTTTTAATCGCAGGTAGTTTAGCCGAAGGTGCCAGTTTAAGCGAAGCGATCGCGGAAACTAACGCCATCTTAGCGGAAATAGAATTACCTCCCGGAGTCAGAATTTTACCTAGTACCGCCGCCGAAAGTAATCAACAAGTTCAAGATTCTTTAAAAGTCTTAGGTGGTTTAGCCGCATTTCTCGTTTTTATCGTTATGGCGGTACAGTATAACTCCTTAATCGACCCGTTAGTAATCATGTTTACCGTTCCTCTCGCACTTGCAGGGGGAATTTTCGGATTGTACATCACCCAAACCGCGATCGGTGCAACAGTTTTAGTCGGCGCAGTCTTGTTAGTCGGGATCGTCGTTAATAACGCGATCGTCATGGTAGAATTAGCCAACCAAATTCGCGACCAATACGGAGTCAGTTGTCAAACAGCAATTTTACAAGCTGCACCCCAACGTTTGCGACCAATTTTAATGACTACAATTACCACAGTTTTAGGTTTATTTCCTCTCGCATTAGGTATCGGTGAAGGTTCGGAATTTCTCCAACCTTTAGGTGTAGTTGTCTTTTCTGGTTTGTCCCTAGCAACGTTTTTAACTTTGTTTATTATTCCCTGTTTCTACGTTTTGCTACACGGCTTATTTGGAAGTAGCAAAGTTAGTTATAGCACTACCAGATAG
- a CDS encoding ABC transporter permease — MLQYIFKRLLSLLPVILGITLLVFLLLHLIPGDPATVLLGERATPEQIAILREKLGLNQPLPLQYAAFLGQLLTFDLGKSIISGIPISLEISNRFPATFELSLAAIFVAIIIGIPAGMLAAVRKNTWIDNLAMSGSLIGVSMPVYWLGLLLIYLFAINLNWLPPSGRISVENSLNFEPITGFYILDSLLELNFSAFLDVLAHLILPALALGTIPLAIVARITRSAMLEVLSQDYIRTAKAKGLKEIYILLVHAFKNALLPVSTIIGLQFGTLLGGAILTETIFSWPGVGTWIYEGILARDYPVVQGGVMFVALVFVLVNLLVDLFYAFIDPRIRF, encoded by the coding sequence ATGCTACAATACATTTTCAAACGACTTCTAAGTTTGCTTCCCGTTATCCTCGGAATTACCTTGCTAGTCTTTCTCCTTTTACATTTAATTCCTGGCGATCCGGCAACAGTATTGTTAGGAGAAAGAGCAACGCCCGAACAAATAGCAATTCTCCGAGAAAAATTAGGTTTAAATCAACCTTTACCGCTACAGTATGCCGCATTTTTAGGTCAGTTATTAACCTTTGATTTGGGCAAAAGTATTATTAGTGGGATTCCCATCAGTTTAGAAATTAGCAATCGTTTTCCGGCAACTTTTGAATTATCTCTAGCTGCGATCTTCGTTGCAATTATTATTGGCATACCTGCGGGTATGTTGGCTGCTGTACGGAAAAATACTTGGATAGATAATTTGGCAATGAGTGGATCATTAATTGGTGTTTCGATGCCTGTATATTGGTTGGGTTTACTACTAATTTATTTGTTTGCTATTAACTTAAATTGGCTTCCTCCTTCGGGAAGAATAAGTGTTGAAAATAGTTTAAATTTTGAACCAATTACAGGATTTTACATTTTAGATTCGTTGCTGGAATTGAACTTTTCTGCTTTTTTAGATGTTTTAGCTCATTTAATTTTACCAGCTTTAGCTTTAGGGACAATACCTTTAGCAATTGTCGCACGAATTACGCGATCGGCAATGTTAGAAGTGTTATCTCAAGATTATATTCGCACGGCAAAAGCGAAGGGATTAAAAGAAATTTATATTCTGTTAGTACACGCTTTTAAAAATGCTCTTTTACCCGTTAGTACGATTATTGGCTTACAATTTGGTACGCTTTTAGGTGGGGCAATTTTGACGGAAACTATTTTTTCTTGGCCCGGAGTTGGTACTTGGATTTATGAAGGGATTTTGGCGCGAGATTATCCGGTTGTTCAAGGGGGAGTAATGTTTGTAGCGTTGGTGTTTGTGTTGGTTAATTTATTGGTCGATCTTTTTTATGCTTTTATCGATCCCAGAATTAGATTTTGA
- a CDS encoding efflux RND transporter periplasmic adaptor subunit, translating into MIKSKIVPLVWILAALLLPSLASCNLLEKDEADAQSGAQEQGNSITAVDVAIASPGVVEEAIEYVGTTKPSREVSLRSQVEGRLLSLSVDVGSRVSQAQVIARLDDSLLVANVNEAKAELAALESEIAQTKARVSNSRTQLERAKAELQEAVNNAQRYTNLAQQGAVTQQQAESFQTAAKVAEQAVLSAQEQIRSEEEAVAAAIGRVAAQKAVLAQEEQRQAYSQLNSPITGVVTEKVSEPGDLITAGGEVLKLGDFRSVKVEVPVSELDLANIEIGQLVTVKLDSIANETFTGTVTQIAPVAGDARQVPIEVTIPNPDGRIGGGLLARVNFQPQSNQNVVIPETALQEGKIFVVANAQENQQATVAAREVALGNRANGKVEIVSGLKDGERFVVKSGQPLKDGETVRLSILSK; encoded by the coding sequence ATGATTAAGAGCAAAATTGTTCCCCTTGTCTGGATTTTAGCAGCATTGCTTTTGCCAAGTCTAGCTAGCTGCAATTTACTAGAGAAAGACGAAGCCGATGCCCAGTCAGGAGCGCAAGAGCAAGGAAATAGCATTACGGCGGTAGATGTGGCGATCGCTAGTCCGGGTGTAGTTGAAGAAGCAATCGAATATGTGGGGACAACCAAACCCAGTCGAGAAGTGTCGCTGCGATCGCAAGTTGAGGGAAGATTATTAAGCTTAAGTGTCGATGTGGGATCTCGTGTCTCTCAAGCTCAAGTTATCGCCCGTTTGGATGACTCACTTTTAGTGGCTAATGTTAATGAAGCCAAAGCAGAATTAGCTGCTTTAGAGTCAGAAATAGCTCAAACTAAAGCCAGAGTTAGTAACTCGCGAACCCAGTTAGAAAGAGCAAAAGCCGAACTTCAAGAAGCAGTAAATAACGCCCAAAGATATACTAATCTCGCTCAACAAGGAGCCGTTACGCAACAACAAGCAGAGTCTTTTCAAACTGCCGCTAAAGTAGCCGAACAAGCAGTTTTATCCGCACAAGAACAAATTCGCAGCGAAGAAGAAGCAGTCGCCGCCGCGATCGGTAGAGTAGCAGCCCAAAAAGCAGTTCTCGCCCAAGAAGAACAGCGTCAAGCTTACTCTCAATTAAATTCTCCAATTACTGGTGTAGTAACGGAAAAAGTTAGCGAACCAGGAGACTTAATTACGGCTGGTGGCGAAGTTTTGAAACTCGGAGATTTTCGCAGCGTTAAGGTAGAAGTACCTGTGTCTGAATTGGATTTAGCTAACATTGAAATCGGACAATTAGTAACAGTTAAACTAGATTCAATAGCTAATGAAACCTTTACCGGAACTGTTACCCAAATTGCTCCTGTTGCTGGAGATGCACGTCAAGTTCCTATCGAAGTAACCATTCCCAATCCTGATGGGAGAATCGGTGGCGGATTGTTAGCCAGAGTCAATTTTCAGCCGCAAAGTAACCAAAATGTTGTCATCCCAGAAACAGCATTACAAGAAGGAAAAATCTTTGTCGTTGCTAATGCTCAAGAAAACCAGCAAGCAACCGTAGCAGCAAGAGAAGTAGCATTAGGAAATCGGGCTAACGGTAAAGTCGAAATTGTTTCGGGATTGAAAGATGGCGAAAGATTTGTCGTTAAAAGCGGTCAACCTTTAAAAGATGGCGAAACCGTGCGTTTGAGTATTTTATCAAAGTAA
- a CDS encoding efflux RND transporter permease subunit, with protein sequence MFTDFFIKRPVFASVCSLLIVLLGIVAYTRLPVQEYPSIDPPVVTVTSVYPGANPEVVETEVTEILEAEINGVDGIKTLSSQSSQSTSTITVQFELDRDLDTAAQDVRDRVGRVRGELPDNVEAPVVSKESGSSSPIIWFALYGENLTTLQLSDYADRVIVDALESVSGVSSVIIGGERRYAMRIWLDARQLAARNLTVLDVEEALRSQNVQIPSGIVEGEFNEYAVQTLGRLQAPEEYQDLVIRSNPDGSQTRLEDVGRAEIGAENYRSFVRFKGQAAVGLGVVKLSDANTLAVANGVKEKMQELSENFPAGMQYQVASDDSEFVAIAIEEVWKSLFLAIALVVLVIFLFLHDWRSTIIPAITIPIALTGAFAIMYFLDFSVNTLTLFALTLATGLVVDDTIVVLENIVRYIEQENYPPFRAASVGVAEVVFAVIATTIVLIAVFAPVGFSGGTTGKLFTEFALTLAGAVVLSSFVALTLAPPLSARLLRRNSKLGGWFFNSLEWGLNRLNAIYQWSLKQLMKLKFVAIVLFVASLVITYFLYNQIPQEFLPTEDRGSIFTIVQGPEGVSINYTDEVMQQVEEIYSEVPEVNSYFTIGGFSGSGGNPVSEGIAFVKLKPWSERTAENESQQTIVNSLFGRFSQISDALVLPINPSSLPGASFSQPVQFVLQGNDLSELAEASGRLANQARQLPELVNVNSNFQLNKPELTVEVNRALAGNLGVSVRDVARTLQILLGGQEITNFNRGNRRFEVVVQAEDRYRNEPDSIGEFYVRASNGDVIPLSSIVTVERTTTPPQINHFSRSRSATIEGSPAPGYSLGDALTALENLAEETLPDSISTTLSGQSLEFREAGQSILFVFGLALAFIFLVLAAQFESYLDPIVILLAVPLSLLGAFGALLLGGLNLNVYSQIGLIMLIGLVTKNSILIVEFANQRRDEGMSATKAAIQAGQVRFRPILMTAFSTIFGLLPLVLASGAGAASRVSLGTAVVGGMIVSTFLSLFIVPVFYVLAEKLQRKLVPSEH encoded by the coding sequence ATGTTTACTGACTTCTTTATAAAAAGACCTGTCTTTGCTTCAGTTTGCTCCCTACTAATTGTTCTGTTGGGAATAGTTGCTTATACACGACTGCCCGTACAAGAATATCCGAGTATCGATCCACCAGTAGTTACAGTTACCAGCGTGTATCCTGGGGCAAATCCAGAAGTAGTAGAAACAGAAGTAACCGAAATCTTAGAAGCAGAAATTAACGGCGTTGACGGCATTAAAACTCTTAGTTCGCAAAGCAGTCAATCTACCAGCACAATAACCGTTCAATTTGAACTAGATCGCGACCTCGATACCGCCGCACAAGACGTGAGAGATAGGGTTGGACGAGTTAGAGGAGAGTTACCAGATAATGTCGAAGCGCCAGTGGTTAGTAAAGAATCGGGTTCTTCTTCACCGATAATTTGGTTTGCTTTGTATGGCGAAAATTTAACAACTTTGCAATTAAGTGACTACGCCGATCGCGTAATTGTCGATGCTTTGGAATCGGTTTCTGGTGTTAGTAGTGTAATTATTGGTGGGGAACGTCGTTATGCAATGCGAATTTGGCTCGATGCTCGTCAACTTGCAGCGAGAAACTTAACAGTGTTAGATGTCGAAGAGGCGCTTCGTTCCCAAAATGTTCAGATTCCTAGCGGTATTGTTGAGGGAGAGTTTAACGAATATGCGGTGCAAACTTTGGGAAGATTACAAGCACCAGAAGAATATCAAGATTTAGTAATTAGAAGCAATCCGGATGGTTCCCAAACTCGCTTAGAAGACGTAGGTAGAGCAGAAATTGGAGCCGAAAATTATCGTAGCTTTGTCCGGTTTAAAGGTCAAGCTGCCGTTGGTTTAGGAGTAGTTAAACTCAGCGATGCTAATACTTTAGCAGTTGCTAATGGTGTGAAAGAAAAAATGCAGGAATTGTCAGAAAATTTTCCTGCGGGGATGCAATATCAAGTAGCTTCCGACGATTCCGAGTTTGTCGCGATCGCCATTGAGGAAGTGTGGAAGTCGTTGTTTTTGGCGATCGCACTCGTCGTTTTGGTGATTTTCCTCTTTTTACACGACTGGCGATCGACAATTATTCCCGCAATTACTATTCCGATTGCTTTGACTGGCGCATTTGCGATTATGTATTTTCTGGATTTTTCGGTGAATACATTGACTTTATTTGCGCTTACTTTAGCTACAGGTTTAGTCGTTGACGATACGATTGTTGTTCTCGAAAATATCGTTCGTTATATCGAACAAGAAAACTACCCCCCTTTTCGCGCTGCTTCTGTGGGTGTAGCCGAAGTTGTTTTTGCTGTCATCGCCACAACAATTGTTTTAATTGCTGTCTTTGCACCAGTGGGATTTTCTGGCGGTACTACGGGAAAATTATTTACTGAATTTGCTCTTACTCTCGCTGGTGCAGTGGTACTTTCTTCTTTTGTCGCCCTCACTCTCGCGCCGCCTTTATCAGCCCGATTATTGCGACGAAATAGTAAGCTAGGTGGTTGGTTTTTTAATAGTTTAGAATGGGGTTTAAATCGTTTAAATGCTATTTATCAATGGTCTTTAAAACAGTTAATGAAGCTTAAATTTGTAGCGATTGTTTTATTTGTAGCTTCTCTAGTAATCACCTATTTTTTATACAACCAAATTCCCCAAGAATTTCTACCTACGGAAGATCGCGGCTCAATATTTACCATTGTCCAAGGACCAGAAGGAGTTAGCATTAACTACACCGACGAAGTAATGCAACAAGTTGAGGAAATTTATAGCGAAGTTCCCGAAGTAAACAGTTATTTTACTATTGGTGGTTTTAGTGGTAGTGGCGGCAATCCCGTCAGTGAAGGAATTGCTTTTGTTAAGTTAAAACCTTGGTCAGAACGTACCGCAGAAAATGAGTCTCAACAAACAATTGTTAATAGTTTATTCGGTCGTTTTTCACAAATTAGTGATGCTTTAGTGTTACCAATTAATCCTTCTTCTCTACCTGGTGCTAGTTTCAGTCAACCCGTACAATTTGTCCTCCAAGGAAACGATTTATCAGAATTAGCAGAAGCTTCAGGAAGATTAGCAAATCAAGCTCGACAGTTACCAGAATTAGTGAATGTTAATTCCAATTTTCAGTTAAATAAACCTGAATTAACTGTGGAAGTAAATCGGGCTTTAGCGGGTAATTTAGGCGTTTCTGTTCGCGATGTAGCTCGTACTTTACAAATTCTTTTAGGCGGACAAGAAATTACTAATTTTAATCGCGGAAATCGTCGTTTTGAAGTAGTAGTTCAAGCTGAAGATAGATATCGCAACGAACCTGATAGTATCGGCGAATTTTATGTTCGAGCTAGCAACGGTGATGTTATTCCTTTGAGTTCAATAGTAACAGTTGAACGTACGACAACACCGCCGCAAATTAATCATTTTAGCCGCTCTCGTTCGGCAACAATTGAAGGTAGTCCCGCACCTGGTTATAGTTTGGGAGATGCGCTCACAGCTTTAGAAAATTTAGCTGAGGAAACTTTACCTGATAGTATTTCGACAACCTTGTCTGGTCAGTCGTTAGAATTTAGAGAAGCAGGTCAATCTATTTTATTTGTCTTTGGTTTAGCTTTAGCGTTTATTTTCCTAGTATTAGCGGCACAATTTGAAAGTTATCTCGATCCTATTGTGATTCTTTTAGCGGTTCCCCTATCTTTGTTAGGAGCCTTTGGTGCTTTATTATTAGGTGGCTTAAATTTGAATGTTTACAGTCAAATTGGCTTGATTATGTTGATTGGTTTAGTTACGAAAAATTCAATTTTAATTGTTGAGTTTGCTAACCAAAGACGCGATGAGGGAATGTCAGCAACTAAAGCCGCAATTCAAGCGGGACAAGTCCGCTTTCGTCCGATTTTGATGACCGCTTTTTCAACTATTTTCGGTTTGCTACCTTTGGTATTAGCATCGGGGGCTGGTGCAGCTAGTCGGGTATCTTTAGGAACTGCGGTTGTTGGTGGGATGATTGTTTCGACTTTTTTGAGTTTATTTATCGTTCCAGTGTTTTATGTTCTGGCTGAGAAATTGCAAAGAAAATTGGTTCCTAGCGAGCATTGA
- a CDS encoding ABC transporter substrate-binding protein, translating into MTIVKRSKILRLLLLAITFALAIAITNCDRNQVNTPETVTSTTTEPGVLVYGSGGQPVNLEPGNITDGNSIIVHHQIYNRLLEFKPGTTELEPGLATEWSVSDNGQEWTFTLRENVKFHDNTDFNAEAVKFNFERWWNPEHPYGYRDAGKNYEIWGYLFGGYQGDSNSLVQDIVVVDNQTIKFILQQPFAAFPAAIASGYFGIASPTAIQEAGAAYGTPASVAVGTGPFTFQEWRTGDRIILEKNPNYWKPDLPKEEQLVFRFISDPAARLAELRAGSIDFTTDLAPDQLTEIKDDPNLTEVFRPSFNVGYLALNPSYEPLSDPQVRRAIALAINRLEIVQAFWGELGQTDAHFTPPSLAWAQAKNLGEYEYNPEKAKELLAAAGYSNGFDLDLWYMPVSRPYFPTPKPIAEAFAAELSAIGINVNLQTKDWAAYLEDRRKEPGFQAFMLGWTGDYGDPDNFYYSHFGPAATDDLGGWKNTQVVQLLEQGRQTQNVEERAKIYAAVDRILFNEAVRIPIVHSQPLLGKRANIEGWLPSPLGSEPFEAIDKN; encoded by the coding sequence ATGACGATCGTCAAGCGAAGTAAAATATTACGCTTACTTTTATTAGCGATAACATTTGCTTTAGCGATCGCGATAACTAACTGCGATCGCAACCAAGTAAACACGCCGGAAACAGTTACTTCTACTACCACCGAACCAGGAGTATTAGTTTATGGTTCTGGGGGACAACCAGTAAACTTAGAACCGGGTAATATTACTGATGGCAATTCCATTATTGTGCATCACCAAATTTATAATCGCCTGCTAGAATTTAAGCCGGGAACTACTGAATTAGAACCAGGTTTAGCAACAGAATGGTCTGTTTCTGACAATGGTCAAGAATGGACATTTACTTTACGAGAAAACGTAAAATTTCACGATAATACTGATTTTAATGCCGAAGCAGTTAAATTCAACTTTGAGCGTTGGTGGAATCCAGAACATCCTTATGGGTATCGCGATGCGGGAAAAAATTATGAAATTTGGGGCTATTTATTTGGCGGATATCAAGGAGATTCTAACTCATTAGTTCAAGATATTGTTGTTGTCGATAACCAGACAATTAAGTTTATTTTACAACAACCCTTCGCCGCCTTTCCTGCCGCGATCGCCTCGGGCTATTTTGGGATAGCTAGTCCCACTGCAATCCAAGAAGCAGGTGCCGCATACGGGACACCAGCTTCTGTCGCTGTAGGAACCGGACCTTTTACTTTTCAAGAATGGCGCACAGGAGATAGAATTATCCTCGAAAAAAATCCTAATTATTGGAAACCAGACTTACCCAAAGAAGAACAATTAGTCTTTCGTTTTATTAGCGATCCCGCAGCCAGATTAGCAGAATTACGCGCAGGTTCTATTGACTTTACCACCGATCTCGCCCCAGATCAACTAACAGAAATTAAAGACGATCCCAACCTTACAGAAGTATTTCGTCCTTCATTCAACGTCGGTTACTTAGCTTTAAATCCTAGCTACGAACCATTATCCGATCCCCAAGTTCGCCGCGCGATCGCCTTAGCTATCAACCGTCTTGAAATAGTCCAAGCATTTTGGGGCGAATTAGGTCAAACTGATGCTCATTTTACACCCCCATCTTTAGCTTGGGCGCAAGCAAAAAATCTCGGCGAATATGAATATAATCCGGAAAAAGCCAAAGAATTATTAGCAGCCGCAGGCTATTCCAATGGCTTTGATTTAGACTTATGGTATATGCCTGTTTCTCGTCCTTATTTTCCTACACCAAAACCGATTGCTGAAGCATTTGCCGCCGAATTAAGTGCCATTGGAATTAATGTTAATCTCCAAACAAAAGACTGGGCAGCCTATCTCGAAGATCGCCGAAAAGAGCCAGGATTTCAAGCTTTTATGCTTGGTTGGACTGGTGACTACGGCGATCCAGATAACTTTTATTACTCACATTTTGGTCCCGCCGCTACCGACGATTTAGGTGGTTGGAAAAACACACAAGTTGTGCAACTTTTAGAACAAGGTCGTCAAACGCAAAATGTTGAAGAAAGAGCAAAAATCTACGCCGCAGTCGATCGAATTTTATTCAACGAAGCTGTAAGAATTCCTATTGTTCATTCGCAACCTTTATTAGGAAAACGAGCCAATATTGAAGGTTGGCTACCAAGTCCCCTGGGTTCGGAACCTTTTGAAGCAATAGATAAAAATTAG